The genomic region CATTGTGGTTATCTGCTATATTTACTTTACTCGAGTTGTGGTCTATGCTTTGGTGACGAttacatcatataaatatctttgGACCAGTATGGTGGCCGGGGAAGTGGCCACTCTCGCATTTTATGTGTTTACTGGGTATAAATTCAAACCAGAGCCACATAACCCGTATTTTGTTATTGATGATGAGGAGGAAGAGGCTGCTGCAGAACAGTTGAAGCTAGAAGATGAGTTTGAACTGTGAAAGCATTCATAGAGaacaaaattatatatatatatatatatatggagaaCGATTGAAGAAACTGGTGCAGGGGATCAACCGGGAAGTTGAGTAGAAGATCATCAAAATTGGTAACAATGTTAATAAAGTACTGTGCTaatccattctttttttttttttttttaatgccaTTTTCCTCTTCGGAAGTTGATAGGGTAACATTGAAACTTTCATTCACATTTGTGAATTTGATAGCCATCTGTAACTACAAATACAAAAATTTATGCCTTCTTATTTAGTTCCTTGTTTGCAGTTTCTACTTTGTATGGAGAGCTGCTAATGCTGGTTTTAAGTGGTATGTATATTTGTAATAAATTTCCAAATGAAATACGCATTTAAGGAAAGGCCTATTATACTACTGCATTGCTTTTAATAGGATTGGAAAAACAAGCAAAAGGAAAGATAAAAATAGTGGAAACTAACTGTTAGGGAATATTAGAAAAAGATTTTTTCATTGagataaaaatatatagaattaCAATTCTCAACAAGAATAGCCATGAATACCCGAAATTAATGAGAAACGTGAGGAAGGAGCTTTTGCCCATTAACCACGGACACATGACTACTcatttttaatttgaattaatAAGTTTTAGCGCCCAAAGCTAGGGTGCCATCTGCCAAACGCTTCCTCCCACCAAATTAAATTTGAATCTCACTCCCTCTCTCTTTTCTACTTCTTAAACATATTCCAGAATGCTTTAAACCCcattttttgaatttaaattaatttacacTTCAGTCAATTAATTATCctgttttctttcttcttcttcttcttcttttttattttatattattctccTCTTACTCTCATTCTTTCCAAGCTTCTAAACTAAAAGTAATTTCCTGTATCTTTCCTTTTCTCTCTCTTCCTGTTTTCCTCTCTTTTGGTGGCGATGGGTTGCGTTTCATCTAATTTACTGAACCGGGACGACGAGTTTACTCAACTCGGTAGCTCAGCATTTGGTAACCACATCGTCTCCCTCACTTCCACTACGTATGGGCTGCTCACTCTTGATCCGCCATCGCATTCCACTACTACGCCGCCCTCTCCACAGCCATCTTTCACCTCCGGGTCCACCTTCAGTGAGTCCAAATCTCTCTGGTCGGAGCCTAGACCCGTCCCTACCCGACCCGAAGTCATTAACTCTTGGGAGCTCATGTCCGGTCTCGATGCCGACAGCTTCCGTTTCTCCCCGATTCCAAACAAGGAAAACTCAAACCCTAATGTTGGCAAAAACGGCAGCGTTTCGACACCGCCGGTTTCCCGATCTTCCCTGCTGGATAAATTCCAGGCTGACAGCTTCCGTTTCCCAATCACGGTGTTACCCGAAAAGGAAAACGCCGatcctaattttaaaaaaaacggCGCCGTCGCGAAAACTCCTTTTTCATCGCTACACAAATACGATTCTGGAAGCGACGCCATTTCGAAACCATCGCCGCTGGACAAGTTTGAGAATATATGCCCACCGAACGGAGAAAACAGAGTGGTGATTTATACGACGACGTTAAGGGGTATCCGTAAGACGTTTGAAGACTGCAATGCGGTTAGATCAGCGATTGAGAGTTACGGGGTTGTTATATGCGAACGGGACATTTCGATGGATCGAGGGTTCAAAGAAGAGTTACGGGAATTGATGAAAGCGACGAACCAAACGACGCCGCCTCAGGTTTTTATTCAGGGAAGGTACATTGGGGGAGCCGAACAAGTGATGAAGATTGTGGACGAAGGTTGGTTTGGGGATTTAATTAATGGGCTGCCGAAGAAAAAAGCAGGGGAGGTTTGTGATGGCTGTGGAGATGTGAAGTTCTTGCCGTGTTTTCGTTGCAACGGTAGCTGTAAGATGGCGGCGGCGGCGGAGGAGGGTAGGAGGACGGTGGTGGTCAGGTGTACGGACTGCAATGAGAACGGTCTGGTCCTTTGCCCCCTTTGTAGCTGATAGATTGTATGGGTTACTTTTGGTAATTTAATAAGTTCTAATGGTGAAGTGTTTGAGTTCATGCTTACATGATTAGCGTTATTTGCTGCCCTCTCTTTTTGATCAAATCTATATATATGTTGCCTTATGTTAAAGTTTTAGTAATGTTAGCAATGCGTATATTAAGAAGATTAATCTGACAAATTGCTGCTGAAAATCTTTTTACTACTTGGGTTTCTTGTGGATTATTAAGTTTACATTATTATACTCTAGAGCAGAtgctaacttaaataaaattttcttctaaTGAAGCTATCAGAAATAAGAGTGTGTCGAAATTCTCTATATGCAGGCAAAGTGAAGAGCTTGTTGAACATATTTAAGAGGATAATGTGTCAAGTTGTTTTCAAGAATCATATTTCCAATTTAACCTGTTTATGAATGAAGAAGTGTACAGAATCATGTTAGAGAAAGATGCTTGAAAAGAATGCTGAACTTTAGATGGGATTATCATCATAGAAGACAAAGTTGAGCAATCTTCTATTCTTATCAAGTGTACTGATGGATTGATTCCAAGCTGTTGAATATGTAGCTAAATTCTATAAACTAAATGTTATTGACATCATAATTCAGGGCCTGAAGCTAATATTATGGTTGAATCTTTTATTAACCGAGGTGGTTTTGTCTAGTGTGGCAAGAATTGAGTTACTTTACAGGCTAGCTGATAGGGACATGTGCTGAGTTTTTCTTAGCTATATTTTCTCCTGGTACTTGAAGTAGCTTTGCAAAATAGGCAACTAGAATGTAGAAACGTTGCTTGTTGGCTTAAGTTGTACAGGAGATGAACTAGGTGGAGCTGCTATTGGTATTGGCCTTACAGAAGGGCAAGTAATGAAGGACATTTGATGACATAAGGTATCTGGAGGGCTGGAGAGTAGGATGTGGTTGATTACAAATATATTTAGTGGGGCTTTAGGCATGAAACTTGTTACCTATGAGGTCAATGAGTTTAGTTCTTATATTCCTAAAAGTTCTATATCTTTTTTACCAACAATTGTTGGGTGCAATGATAAGGCACACTCCTAAAGGAAGAACTCGGGTTCAAACTTTGGAGATGACTTTGTTGGGTCTGGTAGCCATGAATCTCGAAAGAATTAGCCTTCATGAACCGTAAAACAGATATGGAAGACACATTCGTTATACCAAAAAAAGGTTCTATTTTCCTTTTCTTCAAGTCATCCTATGTAAACATGGAAATAACTATCTTATTGTAATTGCTGGAGAGGGCTTTTGCTATTGTACTCTTGTCCCTAAATGCAAAATTTTCTGAAGTTTTAAGGAGCTTGGTAAGTGATAAGCTTTAAGTAGTAGATGAAACACTATTTATGGACCTATGGTACAGATCCACTGGTATAACTTCCATGTTTTTGTCTATCTATTTCCACCCTAAATGATCCTAAGTTTTTGCTAACATGGTTTCTCATCATCTTGGAAATCTATTTGAGAGCCTGTCTTATTCATTAAGATTTTTTAGCATCTTTTACTTAGCACACAATATACTATTGATTGTCTTTACTTCTTTTCAggcaaattttattattatttgaatcagaaattcaataaaaaaattaaaatagaatattaCGGTTTGAGTTAGGTTTTGATTGTCTATATTGTGTGTTGTTATAAATTTATGGGTGAAAATACACTTGCTGAGTAACGGGTAGTGATGGACTGTTGATAACTTTTGAAGGATTCCACTAAGTACTGGGCAAATGAATTTGGGCCTTAGTGAGCTAGCCTCTTGATAAAGAATGAGCCTAAGCGTTTAGGCCCACGGCTTCATAAAAGGTTTGTGTTTGACGGATGAAAACTGAACCACAATACTTTTGTAAGTAGATAGGAGTTTAGACCAGCTAGGCCATTGGTTTTTGGTTTATTGGTTCACTTGGTTTGTTCCTGTTtgattatataaattaataaaaaatttaaaaaatagaaaaatactagaaaagaaaattttggttgaattgttttttttttttgtccggAATGTATTGGTTCTTGTTCTTTGGATCAATGTACTGGCTGATCGGATCAGCTAGTTGAATTGATCAGATAATTAATTCTTGATTCAACTAGTTTGTATGATTCAATTTTTTGTCTTTTTTCAAACTGATATTTTGTACAATTTTCGATTTGATTGATTGAATCagtatttgtgaaaaataaaaagatgGAGAAAGTAGAGTATAAAAAAAGA from Gossypium arboreum isolate Shixiya-1 chromosome 1, ASM2569848v2, whole genome shotgun sequence harbors:
- the LOC108471254 gene encoding uncharacterized protein At5g39865-like isoform X2, which codes for MGCVSSNLLNRDDEFTQLGSSAFGNHIVSLTSTTYGLLTLDPPSHSTTTPPSPQPSFTSGSTFSESKSLWSEPRPVPTRPEVINSWELMSGLDADSFRFSPIPNKENSNPNVGKNGSVSTPPVSRSSLLDKFQADSFRFPITVLPEKENADPNFKKNGAVAKTPFSSLHKYDSGSDAISKPSPLDKFENICPPNGENRVVIYTTTLRGIRKTFEDCNAVRSAIESYGVVICERDISMDRGFKEELRELMKATNQTTPPQVFIQGRYIGGAEQVMKIVDEGWFGDLINGLPKKKAGEVCDGCGDVKFLPCFRCNGSCKMAAAAEEGRRTVVVRCTDCNENGLVLCPLCS
- the LOC108471254 gene encoding uncharacterized protein At5g39865-like isoform X1 — translated: MGCVSSNLLNRDDEFTQLGSSAFGNHIVSLTSTTYGLLTLDPPSHSTTTPPSPQPSFTSGSTFSESKSLWSEPRPVPTRPEVINSWELMSGLDADSFRFSPIPNKENSNPNVGKNGSVSTPPVSRSSLLDKFQADSFRFPITVLPEKENADPNFKKNGAVAKTPFSSLHKYDSGSDAISKPSPLDKFENICPPNGENRVVIYTTTLRGIRKTFEDCNAVRSAIESYGVVICERDISMDRGFKEELRELMKATNQTTPPQVFIQGRYIGGAEQVMKIVDEGWFGDLINGLPKKKAGEVCDGCGDVKFLPCFRCNGSCKMAAAAEEGRRTVVVRCTDCNENGKVKSLLNIFKRIMCQVVFKNHISNLTCL